Proteins from one Bacteroides mediterraneensis genomic window:
- a CDS encoding inorganic phosphate transporter, producing METIYLGIVIFLFMLAVFDLLVGVSNDAVNFMNSAVGAKVAKFKTIIIVAAVGVFAGAVLSNGMMDIARHGIFQPVNFSFYEIMCILLAVMVTDVVLLDVFNTLGLPTSTTVSMVFELLGGTFILAILKIIGDETGMLSLGDMMNTEKALSVIMGIFLSVAVAFIAGTIVQYVSRLIFSFNYKKHLSWTIGVFGGIAVTALGYFIIIQGLKSASFMTSEAQQWIQDNTLILVGGCFVVFTVIMQILHWCKVNVFKIIVLLGTFSLALAFAGNDLVNFIGVPLAGFSAYTDYVANSNGTGIHDFMMSSLMSSAKTPAIFLIASGVVMVYALATSKKAKNVIKTSVDLARQEEGDEMFGSSALARVIVRRATNINDFLVRVIPVGMRRWIDSRFNKDEVILNDGAAFDMVRASVNLVLSGLLIIIGTTMKLPLSTTYVTFIVAMGSSLADRAWSRESAVYRITGMLSVIGGWFITAFVAFTICALVTFIMFYTSFVGMFIFIVVAVVLLVRSNIQYKKKEEKVDGQDDVFKRMMSSKDKSETLALLRQHVQETLASYVDFSEKTYVQVTDGFINEDLRSLRKAMNATDDQKKMLKKRRRKEILGLRRLPMTVAIEKNTWFHLGSNSCEQMLYCLKRICEPCKEHVDNNFNPISPDCVKEFLPVREQLCSLMERTKSAISTGNYADADDILKKGDELKNNISALRKQQMNRMQESDNTSLKAAMVYLNILQESQELVSIWRHLLRASRFFQGDYVPQEVSILALAEDR from the coding sequence ATGGAAACTATTTATTTGGGAATTGTGATTTTCCTGTTTATGCTGGCAGTCTTCGATTTGCTGGTAGGTGTCAGTAATGATGCCGTGAACTTTATGAATTCGGCGGTTGGTGCAAAGGTCGCGAAGTTTAAAACGATTATCATTGTAGCTGCTGTCGGGGTGTTTGCTGGAGCGGTGTTGAGTAATGGAATGATGGATATCGCCCGTCACGGAATTTTCCAGCCGGTAAATTTCAGCTTTTATGAAATCATGTGCATCTTGTTGGCGGTCATGGTGACGGACGTGGTGTTGCTGGATGTCTTCAATACGTTGGGGCTGCCTACTTCTACTACGGTATCCATGGTATTTGAATTGTTGGGAGGTACATTCATTCTGGCAATTTTGAAGATTATCGGAGACGAAACCGGTATGTTGAGTTTGGGTGATATGATGAATACGGAAAAGGCTTTGTCGGTCATTATGGGTATTTTCCTTTCTGTGGCGGTTGCCTTCATTGCGGGTACTATTGTACAATATGTGTCCCGACTTATTTTCAGTTTCAATTATAAGAAACATCTTTCATGGACCATCGGTGTGTTCGGCGGAATTGCCGTGACGGCCTTGGGGTATTTCATTATTATACAGGGTTTGAAGAGTGCTTCGTTCATGACTTCTGAAGCTCAGCAGTGGATTCAGGACAATACCCTGATATTGGTGGGCGGATGTTTCGTAGTGTTTACGGTCATCATGCAAATCTTGCACTGGTGTAAAGTAAATGTATTCAAGATTATTGTGTTGCTGGGAACTTTCTCGTTGGCACTGGCTTTTGCCGGCAATGACTTGGTGAACTTCATCGGTGTGCCTTTGGCGGGTTTTTCTGCGTACACGGATTATGTGGCAAATTCCAATGGGACAGGAATTCATGATTTTATGATGTCTTCTCTGATGTCGTCGGCTAAGACTCCTGCCATTTTCCTGATAGCTTCGGGGGTTGTTATGGTATATGCGCTGGCTACTTCCAAAAAGGCAAAGAATGTAATCAAGACGTCGGTCGATCTGGCCCGTCAGGAGGAAGGTGATGAGATGTTCGGTTCTTCTGCATTGGCTCGTGTGATTGTACGTCGCGCCACTAATATCAATGATTTTCTGGTACGTGTGATTCCGGTGGGAATGCGTCGTTGGATTGACAGCCGTTTCAATAAGGATGAAGTGATTCTGAACGATGGGGCTGCCTTCGATATGGTACGTGCTTCGGTGAATCTGGTTTTGTCTGGACTGTTGATTATCATCGGTACCACCATGAAGTTGCCGTTGTCTACCACTTATGTGACATTTATTGTAGCGATGGGTAGTTCATTGGCCGACCGTGCCTGGAGTCGGGAAAGTGCAGTATATCGTATCACGGGTATGCTTTCCGTGATTGGTGGCTGGTTTATCACGGCGTTCGTGGCTTTCACGATTTGTGCGCTGGTTACTTTCATAATGTTCTACACCAGTTTCGTTGGTATGTTCATCTTTATTGTGGTAGCTGTAGTGCTTTTGGTACGCAGTAATATCCAGTATAAAAAGAAAGAAGAAAAGGTGGATGGACAGGACGATGTGTTCAAGCGGATGATGAGCAGCAAGGACAAGAGCGAAACCTTGGCGTTGCTTCGTCAGCATGTGCAGGAAACCTTGGCCAGCTACGTGGATTTCAGTGAGAAAACCTATGTACAGGTGACTGACGGATTCATCAATGAAGACTTGCGTAGTCTGCGGAAGGCCATGAATGCGACGGACGACCAGAAGAAGATGCTCAAGAAACGTCGGCGGAAAGAAATTCTGGGATTACGCCGTCTGCCTATGACCGTAGCGATAGAAAAGAATACATGGTTCCACTTGGGAAGCAACAGTTGCGAGCAAATGCTTTACTGCTTGAAACGAATCTGTGAACCTTGTAAGGAGCATGTGGATAATAACTTCAACCCGATATCTCCGGATTGTGTGAAGGAATTCCTTCCAGTACGTGAGCAGCTCTGTAGTTTGATGGAGCGTACCAAGAGTGCCATCAGTACAGGTAACTATGCGGATGCCGATGATATTTTGAAGAAAGGTGACGAACTGAAAAACAATATTTCCGCTTTGCGTAAACAGCAGATGAACCGGATGCAGGAGTCTGATAATACAAGTTTGAAGGCGGCAATGGTTTATTTGAATATCCTTCAGGAATCTCAGGAGTTGGTAAGTATTTGGCGCCATCTGTTGCGTGCCAGTCGTTTCTTCCAAGGGGATTATGTACCCCAGGAGGTTTCTATACTGGCTTTGGCGGAAGACCGTTGA
- a CDS encoding carbonic anhydrase yields the protein MIDELLHFNKTFVESKGYEKYITNKYPDKKIAIVTCMDTRLTELLPAALGIKNGDVKIIKNAGGTITHPFGSAMRSLLVAIYELGVEEVMIIGHTDCGVQHMDSQVMLRHMRERGISQDHIEMMQYCDIDLNSWLSGFNDTEEAVQKSVHIVRHHPLVPQDIRVRGFIMDSTTGNLTEVQED from the coding sequence ATGATAGACGAATTATTACATTTCAACAAAACATTTGTGGAAAGCAAAGGGTACGAAAAATACATCACGAACAAATACCCTGACAAAAAAATCGCCATTGTCACCTGCATGGACACCCGTTTGACAGAACTGCTGCCAGCCGCACTGGGTATCAAAAACGGAGATGTCAAAATCATCAAGAATGCAGGAGGAACGATTACACACCCGTTTGGAAGTGCCATGCGAAGCCTTCTGGTAGCCATATATGAACTAGGAGTGGAAGAGGTCATGATTATCGGGCACACAGACTGCGGCGTGCAGCACATGGACAGTCAGGTCATGCTGCGCCACATGCGCGAAAGAGGTATCTCACAAGACCACATCGAAATGATGCAATACTGTGATATCGACTTAAATTCCTGGCTCAGCGGCTTCAATGATACGGAAGAAGCTGTACAAAAGAGCGTACACATCGTACGCCACCACCCGCTAGTACCACAGGATATACGGGTAAGAGGATTCATCATGGATTCTACAACCGGAAACCTCACCGAAGTACAAGAAGACTAA
- a CDS encoding phosphoribosylaminoimidazolecarboxamide formyltransferase: MAKELELKYGCNPNQKPARIFMQEGELPIEVLNGRPGYINFLDAFNGWQLVKELKEATGMPAATSFKHVSPAGAAIGLELDETMKKIYFVDNLPLSPLANAYVRARGADRMSSYGDFIALSDVCDEETARFINREVSDGVIAPGYTDAALEILKNKRKGTYNVIKIDPAYRPNPIEHKDVFGITFEQGRNEVKLNGPELFANIPTQNKNFPEEAKRDLMIALITLKYTQSNSVCYVKDGQAIGIGAGQQSRIHCTRLAGNKADIWYLRQHPKVLNLPWVEKIRRADRDNTIDIYISEDHDDVLADGVWQQFFTEKPEILTREEKRAWLDTQKGVSLGSDAFFPFGDNIERAHKSGVEYIAQAGGSVRDDNVIETCDKYGIAMAFTGIRLFHH; the protein is encoded by the coding sequence ATGGCTAAAGAACTCGAACTCAAGTACGGCTGCAACCCTAACCAGAAGCCGGCCCGCATTTTCATGCAGGAGGGAGAACTGCCTATTGAAGTGTTGAACGGGCGTCCCGGTTATATCAATTTCTTGGATGCGTTCAATGGATGGCAGTTGGTGAAAGAACTGAAAGAAGCTACCGGTATGCCGGCCGCTACTTCGTTCAAACACGTGAGTCCTGCCGGAGCCGCAATCGGTCTGGAACTGGATGAAACCATGAAGAAAATTTATTTTGTGGATAACCTGCCTTTGTCGCCGCTGGCAAATGCGTATGTACGTGCACGTGGTGCCGACCGTATGTCGTCTTATGGAGATTTTATAGCTCTGAGTGATGTGTGTGACGAGGAAACTGCCCGTTTCATCAATCGTGAGGTATCCGACGGTGTCATTGCTCCGGGATATACGGATGCGGCTTTGGAAATCTTGAAGAACAAGCGGAAGGGTACTTATAATGTCATCAAGATAGATCCGGCTTATCGTCCGAATCCTATTGAACACAAGGACGTGTTTGGCATTACTTTTGAACAAGGACGTAACGAAGTGAAACTGAATGGCCCGGAACTGTTTGCAAACATTCCGACACAGAATAAGAATTTCCCGGAAGAGGCTAAGCGTGATTTGATGATTGCATTGATTACGTTGAAATATACGCAGTCTAATTCAGTTTGTTATGTGAAGGACGGACAGGCCATTGGTATCGGTGCCGGACAGCAGAGCCGTATCCATTGTACTCGTTTGGCTGGAAACAAGGCTGATATCTGGTACCTGCGCCAACATCCGAAAGTATTGAACTTGCCTTGGGTAGAAAAAATCCGCCGTGCCGACCGTGACAATACCATTGATATTTATATCAGTGAAGATCATGATGATGTGTTGGCCGATGGCGTATGGCAGCAGTTCTTTACGGAAAAGCCGGAGATTTTAACCCGTGAAGAGAAACGGGCATGGTTGGATACACAGAAAGGGGTGTCTTTAGGTTCGGATGCATTCTTCCCGTTTGGCGACAACATCGAACGTGCGCATAAGAGTGGGGTAGAGTATATTGCTCAGGCCGGAGGCTCTGTTCGTGATGACAATGTGATTGAAACATGTGATAAATACGGTATTGCAATGGCATTTACGGGTATCCGTCTGTTCCATCATTGA
- a CDS encoding bifunctional (p)ppGpp synthetase/guanosine-3',5'-bis(diphosphate) 3'-pyrophosphohydrolase: MTDDKLTQEQADEQLIDNAFQELLDRYLESKHRKKVEIITKAFNFARQAHKGVRRRSGEPYILHPIAVARIACVEIGLGSTSICSALLHDVVEDTDYTVEDIENLFGPKIAQIVDGLTKISGGIFGDRASAQAENFKKLLLTMNDDIRVILIKIADRLHNMRTLGSMLPSKQYKIAGETLYIYAPLANRLGLNRIKTELEDLSFKYEHPEAYQKIEDKLKATQAERESLFEEFTAPIRAQLDKMGLPYRILARIKSPYSIWNKMQNKHITFEEIYDILAVRIIFTPKNEEEELNDCFNIYVAISRIYKPHPDRLRDWVSHPKANGYQALHVTLMSNKGQWIEVQIRSERMNDVAEQGFAAHWKYKEGGGSEDEGELSKWLKTIKEILDDPQPDAIDFLDTIKLNLFASEIFVFTPKGEIKTMPQNATALDFAFSIHTFLGSHCIGAKVNHKLVPLSHKLQSGDQVEILTSKAQKVQPSWINFATTAKAKAKILSILKRERKEVQQTGEDMLHNFFTKEGIEANDTNIQKLCTLHKLKTPEDLMYQIGQKVFILGEADKNELKEKPTPTNWKKYIAFAFGGGNKAKTQDNVSQKENTPQLNIDKKKVVRLTPEEIQKHYIIADCCKPIPGDDVLGYIDDNNRIIIHKRQCPIAAQLKTSFGNRLLAVQWETGKALNFPVNVYIKGIDGIGVLNQVTQIISQQLNVNIHKLNIESNDGIFEGRIQLFVHDVDDVNTICENLKKLESIKKVTRIENFDDAIAD, encoded by the coding sequence ATGACTGACGACAAACTTACGCAGGAGCAAGCAGATGAACAACTGATAGACAATGCCTTTCAGGAGTTATTGGACCGATACCTTGAAAGCAAACACCGGAAAAAGGTTGAAATTATCACAAAAGCATTCAATTTCGCCCGACAAGCACACAAAGGAGTGCGCCGACGTTCGGGCGAACCTTATATCTTACATCCCATTGCCGTAGCACGTATCGCATGCGTGGAAATTGGATTGGGGTCTACTTCCATCTGTTCAGCGTTACTTCACGACGTAGTGGAGGACACAGACTATACAGTGGAAGATATCGAAAACCTGTTCGGCCCCAAGATAGCTCAAATCGTAGACGGACTGACCAAAATCTCCGGAGGTATCTTTGGAGACAGAGCTTCTGCACAAGCAGAAAACTTTAAAAAACTACTTCTTACGATGAACGATGACATCCGTGTCATCCTTATCAAGATTGCAGACCGACTGCACAACATGCGCACACTCGGTTCCATGCTTCCAAGCAAACAATACAAGATTGCAGGAGAAACGCTTTATATTTATGCTCCCCTCGCCAACAGATTGGGGTTAAACCGTATCAAGACTGAATTGGAGGACTTGAGCTTTAAGTACGAACATCCGGAAGCATACCAGAAAATAGAAGACAAACTGAAAGCCACGCAAGCTGAAAGAGAAAGTTTGTTTGAAGAATTCACGGCTCCCATCCGGGCACAGCTCGACAAAATGGGACTCCCCTATCGAATCTTGGCCCGCATCAAGTCGCCTTATTCCATCTGGAATAAAATGCAAAACAAGCACATCACATTTGAGGAAATCTATGATATTCTGGCCGTACGTATCATTTTCACTCCAAAGAATGAAGAAGAGGAGCTGAATGACTGCTTCAATATCTACGTAGCCATTTCCCGAATATATAAACCTCATCCCGACCGCCTGCGTGACTGGGTCAGCCATCCGAAAGCCAATGGCTATCAGGCGCTTCATGTCACTCTGATGAGCAATAAAGGCCAATGGATTGAGGTACAAATCCGTAGTGAACGGATGAACGATGTAGCCGAACAAGGTTTTGCCGCACATTGGAAATACAAAGAAGGAGGAGGAAGCGAAGACGAAGGCGAACTCAGCAAATGGCTGAAAACCATCAAGGAAATCTTGGATGACCCGCAACCGGATGCCATCGACTTCCTGGATACCATCAAACTGAATCTTTTTGCCTCCGAAATCTTCGTGTTTACCCCTAAAGGAGAAATCAAGACCATGCCGCAAAACGCTACTGCCCTTGATTTCGCATTCTCCATTCACACTTTCTTGGGAAGCCACTGTATTGGAGCCAAAGTCAACCACAAGCTGGTTCCACTCAGCCATAAACTACAAAGTGGAGACCAGGTGGAGATTCTAACCTCCAAAGCACAAAAAGTACAACCTTCATGGATTAATTTTGCTACCACAGCCAAAGCAAAAGCAAAGATTCTGTCTATTCTAAAAAGAGAAAGAAAAGAAGTGCAACAGACGGGAGAAGATATGCTGCACAATTTCTTCACCAAAGAAGGTATTGAAGCAAACGATACCAACATACAGAAACTTTGTACACTCCACAAACTAAAGACACCTGAAGACCTGATGTACCAAATAGGACAAAAAGTCTTCATACTGGGAGAGGCTGATAAAAATGAGCTAAAAGAAAAACCGACCCCCACAAACTGGAAGAAATACATCGCATTTGCATTTGGCGGAGGTAACAAAGCTAAAACCCAGGATAATGTTTCTCAAAAAGAGAATACGCCTCAACTGAACATTGACAAAAAGAAGGTCGTCCGCCTCACTCCTGAAGAGATTCAGAAGCACTACATCATCGCAGACTGCTGCAAGCCGATACCGGGAGATGATGTACTGGGTTATATTGATGACAACAACCGGATTATCATCCACAAGCGCCAATGTCCGATTGCCGCCCAGCTCAAAACCAGCTTTGGAAACAGGCTGCTGGCCGTACAGTGGGAAACCGGAAAGGCACTCAATTTTCCTGTAAATGTATATATAAAAGGTATTGACGGTATCGGGGTGCTGAATCAAGTGACACAAATCATTTCCCAGCAACTGAATGTAAATATCCACAAACTGAACATCGAGTCGAATGATGGAATCTTTGAAGGACGTATCCAACTTTTTGTACACGATGTGGACGATGTAAACACAATCTGTGAAAATTTAAAGAAACTGGAAAGCATTAAAAAAGTGACACGAATCGAAAACTTTGACGATGCCATTGCTGATTAA
- a CDS encoding lytic transglycosylase domain-containing protein, which yields MRKILFSLLTATICSASSLFAQQTEKTITVQSANGQEDVIDLPEGMISTTDSLYLDWISKHYINPAENCTMTTQNPEVSDSIYMDRLQRIPAIIEMPYNDIIRKFIDMYATRLRQKVSFMLSANNLYMPIFEEALDLYDLPLELKYLPVIESALNPTATSAQGAVGLWQFMLRTGQVYGLKVNSLVDERRDPVKSTRAAARYLKDLYDIYHDWNLVLAAYNCGPGTINKAIRRAGGEKDFWKIYNFLPKETRGYVPAFVAANYIMTYYCEHYISPMEMNMPESTDTVHINRSLNLNQIAEVCKMDIDQLRALNPEFKKDIIPGNEKPYALRLPTQMMSCFIDHEDSIYNYKPEVYQTRRNTVAVSSSNASKSQSKGKAVYHRIRNGETLGGIAAKYGVSVNQLRRLNGIKGSNIRAGKSLRIR from the coding sequence ATGAGAAAGATACTTTTCAGTTTACTGACTGCCACAATCTGCAGTGCATCCTCACTTTTTGCACAGCAAACAGAAAAAACAATCACTGTACAATCAGCGAACGGACAAGAAGACGTGATAGACTTGCCGGAAGGTATGATATCCACCACCGACAGTCTCTATTTGGACTGGATATCCAAACACTATATCAATCCGGCAGAAAACTGTACGATGACTACCCAGAACCCAGAGGTCAGCGATTCCATCTATATGGATCGCCTGCAACGGATTCCAGCCATCATCGAAATGCCTTATAACGACATCATACGGAAATTCATTGACATGTATGCCACTCGCCTGCGGCAAAAAGTATCTTTCATGTTGAGTGCGAACAATCTTTACATGCCTATTTTTGAAGAAGCCCTTGACTTATATGACCTTCCTCTGGAATTAAAATACTTACCCGTCATAGAATCTGCATTAAATCCTACCGCCACCTCTGCACAGGGAGCTGTAGGACTGTGGCAATTCATGCTTCGTACGGGACAAGTATATGGGCTCAAAGTCAATTCTTTGGTAGACGAACGCAGAGATCCGGTAAAATCTACCCGTGCTGCCGCACGCTATCTGAAAGATTTATATGATATCTATCACGACTGGAACCTTGTTTTAGCAGCGTACAACTGCGGACCGGGTACCATCAACAAAGCCATCCGCCGGGCGGGAGGAGAAAAAGACTTCTGGAAGATTTATAATTTCCTGCCCAAAGAAACAAGAGGTTACGTTCCGGCATTCGTAGCTGCCAATTACATCATGACTTACTATTGCGAGCATTACATCAGCCCCATGGAAATGAACATGCCCGAAAGTACGGATACCGTTCACATCAACCGTTCGCTGAATTTGAACCAGATAGCAGAAGTATGTAAGATGGACATTGACCAGCTGCGTGCCCTGAACCCCGAATTCAAGAAAGATATCATTCCGGGAAACGAAAAACCTTATGCCTTGAGATTACCGACTCAAATGATGAGCTGCTTCATCGACCACGAAGACAGTATTTACAACTATAAGCCAGAGGTTTATCAGACACGACGCAATACCGTGGCCGTAAGCAGCAGTAATGCGAGCAAAAGTCAAAGTAAAGGAAAAGCGGTGTACCATCGTATTCGCAATGGAGAAACCTTAGGAGGTATTGCAGCCAAATATGGAGTCAGTGTAAATCAGCTCAGACGATTGAACGGAATTAAAGGAAGCAACATCCGGGCTGGCAAATCATTACGCATCCGTTAA
- a CDS encoding DUF5683 domain-containing protein, whose protein sequence is MLILLFCTPYWGSTEVYAQRAKKHREGILTADSIRVKNQADSLALADTTDLQRQIALKNLESPLDTAALAKQNDSLQHTLPPVKEKKRWIPNSNRTVWLGLVIPGAGQIYNRKYWKLPIIYGGFVGCAYALTWNGQMYKDYSQAYQDIMSNNPNNKSYEDFLPPGTNVNDRLEYWQELFRSRKDLYRRQRDLSIFAFIGVYLLSVIDAYVDAELSDFDISKDLSMKWEPTIFNDAFRNRPQGVGLQCCIKF, encoded by the coding sequence TTGTTAATCTTGTTATTCTGCACCCCTTATTGGGGGAGCACGGAAGTGTATGCCCAACGTGCCAAAAAGCATCGGGAAGGTATACTCACGGCCGATTCTATCCGTGTAAAGAATCAGGCAGACAGCCTGGCACTGGCTGATACGACAGATTTACAACGGCAAATCGCCTTGAAGAATCTGGAATCACCACTGGATACGGCTGCCCTGGCAAAACAAAATGACTCTTTACAACATACCCTGCCTCCTGTAAAAGAGAAAAAACGCTGGATACCTAATTCCAACCGGACAGTATGGCTGGGACTGGTTATCCCGGGAGCCGGACAAATCTACAACCGGAAATATTGGAAGTTACCCATTATTTATGGAGGCTTCGTAGGATGTGCATACGCCCTGACCTGGAACGGACAAATGTACAAGGACTACTCCCAAGCCTACCAGGATATCATGAGCAACAACCCCAATAACAAAAGTTATGAGGACTTTCTTCCTCCCGGAACCAATGTCAACGACCGTCTTGAATATTGGCAGGAATTATTCCGTTCACGCAAAGACCTTTATCGTCGCCAACGCGACTTGAGCATATTTGCATTTATTGGTGTATATTTATTATCGGTGATTGATGCCTATGTCGATGCCGAACTTTCTGATTTCGATATCAGTAAAGACCTCAGCATGAAATGGGAACCCACCATCTTTAACGATGCATTCCGCAACCGTCCGCAAGGAGTCGGCTTGCAATGCTGTATTAAATTTTAA
- a CDS encoding ParB/RepB/Spo0J family partition protein: MAVQKKFALGRGLDALISNEEVKTSGSSSINEIELSKISVNPNQPRREFDPIALQELADSIAEIGIIQPITLRQISEDSYQIIAGERRYRASILAGLKTIPAYIRTADDENVMEMALIENIQREDLNSLEIALAYQHLIEQYELTQERLSERVGKKRTTIANYLRLLKLPAPIQMALKNKEIDMGHARALLTLEDPKTQIRIFNETVSQGYSVRKVEEIVKALASGESVKSGGKTIAPKGAQLSEEYSMLQNHLCSFFGTKVQLSCSNKGKGKISIPFNSEADLERIMEILDSLKKTE; encoded by the coding sequence ATGGCAGTACAGAAAAAATTTGCATTAGGACGAGGACTCGATGCTCTGATATCAAATGAGGAGGTAAAAACTTCCGGCTCATCTTCTATCAATGAAATAGAATTGAGCAAGATATCAGTCAATCCCAATCAACCTCGTCGGGAATTTGACCCTATCGCTTTGCAGGAACTGGCTGACTCCATTGCAGAAATCGGTATCATACAGCCTATTACCTTACGACAGATAAGTGAGGATTCCTATCAGATTATTGCAGGAGAAAGACGTTACAGAGCCTCCATATTGGCTGGACTAAAAACCATACCGGCTTACATCCGTACGGCTGACGACGAGAATGTCATGGAAATGGCATTGATAGAAAATATCCAGCGCGAGGATCTGAACTCACTCGAAATCGCACTGGCCTACCAGCACCTGATTGAACAATACGAACTGACTCAGGAACGTCTCAGCGAACGGGTAGGCAAGAAGCGTACCACAATCGCCAATTACTTGCGGTTGCTGAAACTGCCGGCTCCCATTCAGATGGCCCTGAAAAACAAGGAAATCGATATGGGACATGCACGTGCGTTGCTGACTTTAGAAGACCCTAAAACTCAGATACGTATTTTCAATGAAACCGTGAGCCAAGGCTACTCGGTACGCAAAGTTGAAGAGATTGTAAAAGCGCTGGCCAGCGGCGAAAGCGTGAAAAGCGGAGGAAAAACCATTGCACCGAAAGGAGCACAATTATCAGAAGAATACTCCATGCTGCAAAACCATCTGTGCAGTTTCTTCGGTACCAAAGTACAGCTATCCTGCAGCAATAAAGGAAAAGGGAAAATCAGCATTCCTTTTAACAGCGAGGCAGACCTGGAAAGAATTATGGAGATTTTAGACTCTTTGAAAAAAACAGAATAA